A stretch of the Sulfurimonas sp. HSL-1656 genome encodes the following:
- the rplS gene encoding 50S ribosomal protein L19, which yields MRNKYIENFENAQVAEKNVPEFRAGDTVRLAVTIKEGDKTRVQNYEGVCIAMRGQGTGKTITVRKIGANGIGIERVFPIYSDSINEIKVLRRGRVRRAKLFYLRDRAGKSARIKELRK from the coding sequence ATGAGAAATAAATACATCGAAAATTTCGAAAATGCTCAAGTCGCTGAAAAGAACGTCCCAGAATTCCGCGCCGGTGATACCGTACGCCTCGCTGTTACCATTAAAGAGGGTGACAAAACTCGTGTTCAGAACTACGAGGGTGTATGTATCGCAATGCGCGGTCAGGGAACGGGTAAAACCATCACAGTTCGTAAAATCGGTGCCAACGGTATCGGTATCGAGCGTGTTTTCCCGATCTACAGCGACAGCATCAACGAGATCAAAGTACTTCGCCGCGGACGTGTACGCCGTGCGAAACTCTTTTACCTGCGCGACCGTGCCGGTAAATCTGCACGTATCAAAGAGCTCCGCAAGTAA
- the trmD gene encoding tRNA (guanosine(37)-N1)-methyltransferase TrmD: MTFTYVTLFSNLIEGYFQDSILKRAQEKGLFSVAYLNPRDFTTNKHGKVDDTAVGGGAGMVMTPQPLYDTLKQLRENDPDVHIVFATPVGKPFVQNDAKRLAKKNHVAFVSGRYEGIDERVIETFADELFSIGDYILTGGELPSLVMTDAIARNLEGVLGNSESLETESFETHLLEAPSFGKPPLFDDKGVPSEFLKGNHSKIAALKFALSECKTKFFRPEQLKRHRKRTLYEK, encoded by the coding sequence GTGACCTTTACCTATGTCACCCTCTTCTCAAACCTGATCGAGGGCTATTTCCAGGACTCCATCCTCAAACGTGCGCAGGAGAAGGGGCTTTTCAGCGTCGCCTACCTCAACCCGCGCGACTTCACGACGAACAAGCACGGGAAGGTCGACGACACGGCCGTCGGCGGAGGCGCCGGAATGGTGATGACGCCACAGCCGCTCTACGACACACTCAAACAGCTCCGCGAAAACGATCCGGACGTCCATATCGTTTTCGCGACCCCTGTCGGCAAACCCTTTGTGCAGAACGACGCCAAACGGCTTGCCAAAAAAAACCATGTTGCATTTGTCAGCGGCCGGTACGAAGGCATCGACGAAAGGGTCATCGAGACCTTTGCGGACGAACTCTTCAGTATCGGCGACTATATCCTGACCGGCGGGGAGCTGCCCTCGCTGGTGATGACCGATGCCATTGCCCGCAATCTCGAAGGTGTACTCGGAAACAGCGAGTCACTGGAGACGGAAAGCTTTGAGACCCACCTGCTGGAAGCCCCCTCGTTCGGAAAGCCCCCGCTTTTTGACGATAAGGGCGTGCCATCAGAATTCTTAAAGGGAAACCACAGTAAAATTGCGGCACTCAAATTTGCCTTGTCAGAATGCAAGACTAAATTCTTCAGGCCTGAGCAGCTTAAAAGGCATAGAAAAAGGACATTGTATGAGAAATAA
- the rimM gene encoding ribosome maturation factor RimM (Essential for efficient processing of 16S rRNA), which produces MSKRQNNDRLLHIATLGRTVGLHGEMKLHLFTDFPEQFVPGETFYTKERTPLVFETVNMERELVKLEGVDTPEDAKRYTNTMLYTTYGRTREMCHLDEGEHFWFDLIGCTVMEDGVALGKVLEIERIGAVDYLQIKTDDALLKQRLPKQFLLPKQPPFVESVDTDAALITAHGAMAILEES; this is translated from the coding sequence ATGTCGAAGCGGCAGAATAACGACCGGCTGCTCCATATCGCCACGCTGGGCCGCACCGTCGGCCTGCACGGCGAGATGAAGCTGCACCTCTTCACCGACTTTCCCGAACAGTTCGTCCCCGGCGAGACCTTCTATACCAAAGAGCGCACGCCCCTGGTATTTGAAACCGTCAACATGGAGCGCGAACTGGTCAAACTCGAGGGCGTCGACACCCCCGAGGACGCCAAACGCTACACCAACACCATGCTCTACACGACCTACGGACGTACCCGCGAAATGTGCCACCTCGATGAGGGGGAACACTTCTGGTTCGACCTGATCGGGTGCACGGTCATGGAAGACGGTGTGGCGCTGGGCAAGGTGCTGGAGATCGAGCGTATCGGCGCGGTCGACTATCTGCAGATCAAAACCGACGACGCGCTGCTGAAGCAAAGGCTGCCCAAGCAGTTCCTTCTGCCCAAGCAGCCGCCATTTGTCGAAAGCGTCGATACCGATGCGGCCCTGATCACCGCACACGGCGCGATGGCCATCCTGGAGGAGTCGTGA
- a CDS encoding KH domain-containing protein: MVTDFVAEYARLIASHPEDIRVEMFEGDEIAEIVLYANGADIGKLIGKEGKMIGAIKTVISGCKAKDGKSYRINVEAAE; encoded by the coding sequence ATGGTCACCGATTTCGTCGCCGAATACGCACGTCTCATCGCCTCCCATCCCGAGGACATCCGCGTGGAGATGTTCGAAGGTGACGAGATCGCCGAAATTGTCCTCTATGCCAACGGTGCCGACATCGGCAAGCTGATCGGCAAAGAGGGCAAGATGATCGGCGCCATCAAAACCGTCATCTCCGGCTGCAAAGCCAAAGACGGCAAGAGCTACCGCATCAATGTCGAAGCGGCAGAATAA
- the rpsP gene encoding 30S ribosomal protein S16, with product MTTIRLTRMGRKKQPFYRVAVTDSRKRRDGGWIELIGWYNPMTKEQKIDEERLNYWIGVGATMSDRVKKITGK from the coding sequence ATGACAACAATCCGTCTTACCCGTATGGGACGCAAAAAACAGCCTTTCTACCGCGTTGCGGTTACTGACTCCCGCAAGCGCCGTGACGGCGGCTGGATCGAACTGATCGGCTGGTACAACCCGATGACCAAAGAGCAGAAGATCGACGAAGAGCGTCTGAACTACTGGATCGGCGTCGGCGCGACAATGAGCGACCGCGTTAAAAAGATCACCGGCAAATAA
- the ffh gene encoding signal recognition particle protein, with protein sequence MFDTLTDSFTSAIKKIRFHDDEKALKKALAELKKALLKADVHHKVVKELIERVELDTKKAGIGKDQFLDAMRFTLHDLLKTEGHQGFVFAANPPTVILMTGLQGSGKTTTTGKLATYLKEQKKKKVLIVAADLQRMAAVEQLRQITAQIGVDLYEDEATKNPVEVVTAAMAKAKNSLYDVVLVDTAGRLAIDEELMSELKQVRDAAKPSEIFYVADSMTGQDAVRTAQSFKEQIGIDGVILSKYDGDAKGGVALGIASQVQVPLRFIGAGEKMADLEVFLPDRIVNRLMGLGDIEGLAEKASSVIDEKQAKKLTQKIKKGQFNFNDFLEQMESMKKLGSMKSLLGMIPGMGDMSKALKDFDLENSQELKQIKALVSSMTPKEREDPDLLNNSRKQRLAQGAGMDQMDVNRILKQFKNAAKMAKKFSGKKGMQDLQNMMSQMQGGKFPR encoded by the coding sequence GTGTTTGATACCTTGACGGATTCATTTACATCCGCCATTAAGAAAATTCGATTCCACGACGATGAGAAGGCACTTAAGAAGGCGCTTGCCGAACTGAAAAAAGCGCTGCTCAAGGCCGATGTCCATCACAAGGTCGTTAAAGAGCTCATCGAACGCGTCGAACTGGATACGAAGAAAGCCGGCATCGGCAAGGACCAATTCCTCGATGCGATGCGTTTCACCCTCCATGACCTGCTCAAAACCGAAGGGCACCAGGGGTTTGTGTTCGCAGCCAACCCTCCGACCGTTATCCTGATGACGGGCCTCCAGGGATCGGGGAAAACGACCACGACGGGGAAACTCGCCACCTACCTCAAAGAGCAGAAAAAGAAAAAAGTCCTGATCGTCGCGGCGGACCTGCAGCGTATGGCTGCCGTCGAACAGCTCCGGCAGATCACGGCCCAGATCGGCGTCGACCTCTATGAAGACGAGGCGACCAAGAATCCGGTGGAGGTCGTCACGGCCGCCATGGCCAAAGCGAAGAACAGCCTGTACGACGTCGTGCTCGTCGATACCGCCGGACGCCTGGCCATCGACGAAGAACTGATGAGCGAGCTCAAGCAGGTCCGTGATGCCGCCAAGCCGAGCGAAATCTTTTACGTCGCCGACTCCATGACGGGGCAGGATGCCGTCCGTACCGCCCAGAGCTTCAAAGAGCAGATCGGTATCGACGGGGTCATCCTGAGCAAGTACGACGGTGACGCCAAGGGCGGGGTTGCCCTCGGCATCGCTTCGCAGGTGCAGGTACCGCTGCGCTTCATCGGGGCCGGCGAAAAGATGGCGGACCTGGAAGTCTTCCTTCCCGACCGCATCGTCAACCGCCTCATGGGGCTGGGGGACATCGAGGGGCTTGCGGAGAAAGCTTCAAGCGTCATCGATGAGAAACAGGCGAAGAAGCTGACCCAGAAGATCAAGAAGGGACAGTTCAACTTCAACGACTTCCTCGAGCAGATGGAGAGCATGAAGAAACTCGGTTCCATGAAATCCCTGCTGGGGATGATCCCCGGGATGGGGGACATGTCCAAGGCGCTCAAGGACTTCGACCTGGAGAACTCCCAGGAGCTCAAGCAGATCAAGGCGCTGGTCAGCTCCATGACCCCCAAAGAGCGCGAAGACCCCGATCTGCTCAACAACAGCCGCAAGCAGCGTCTGGCGCAGGGGGCCGGGATGGATCAGATGGACGTCAACCGCATCCTCAAACAGTTCAAAAATGCCGCCAAGATGGCGAAGAAGTTCTCCGGCAAAAAGGGGATGCAGGATCTGCAGAACATGATGAGCCAGATGCAGGGCGGGAAATTCCCGCGCTAG